The nucleotide sequence ACTTTAGTGTATGTGTAATGTTTAGGATAATTATGAAGTAAAGTCATATTTCTCTTAGTCGgatgtgccttttttttttctgttactgctCTTCTTTGGCACTTAAGCCACCTGTGGGTGAGGAGAATCTGCAACATTTTATGTTTAGAGTCATCCCAGGTGCTCTCTCCCTGCTGTGCTTTACACCCTTTCTGAAGATACTTTGTCAACATACCATTGCAGTGTTCAATCCAAAAGGCACCCAGTCTTGTGAAACCTTCTGGGTGTTTCACATCCAAAACTGAGCTGTCTAGTGAATACATTAGATTTGTTCTTTGCCGTCTTTCAGCAGCGCAGATGTGTCAGTGTATCAGATTGCTCTAACAggttgtatttaaaaacaattctaaGAACTTGTAATTTAAAGTAAGCTTatataaatcttatttttttataatccTCAGATGTGTGTACCAACTAACATTTCCCAGCTTTTTAATGTCCAAGTATTTTTTCCAATTCCATAACTGAGGAGAACGAAGGAAAATGTCTCTTGGCTTTCTTGATGAAATAAACTTATATTAAGTTATGCCATTAGATTCTTTATACCTCATATGTTTCTCAATCTTGATCATCGTCCTGCTGTGTGTGGAAAACTGCTTTGCCTAAGTTACTTTCAGTTTCAGTTGTAGCTGTCAGATGAAGATGGTAGCTTGTTTTGAACAGCTAGTTTGAAAGACTAGATGTGCTAGGTTTAGGGATGATTCCCTTTCCCCTATCCCTCATGCTGTGTGTTGTCCcttcttgttttgcctttctcttccctttgtcTCCAAAAAACCCATACCTATCAATAACAATCATATGGAGAGAGGAACTCCTCTAGCACCTAGAAAATGTGTTCACAGAACAGTctgtctggtttgttttgtatGAGTGCAGAATTGGTCATGGTCTTGCAAAAGTTCTTGTTCCCTATTCCAAAAATTCAGTGAAGTGGGTAAAATAGCATATTCCCAAGAATGTGGTGTGGCTGGCAGAAAACGTTTCTTCTAACAGATTAAATGAAATCTAGGCCTTAAGAACAGTGGGGTAAAGCGTGCAGGGAGAACTCGTATTACCTGAACACAGAATGTTATGAAAATGGTTGCCTAGGCAAGTCCTACACTGAGGATGCAGGAGATGGAAAGTCAGTTCCTGGCTTCCTGTGGTAGGGAGCAAACTCTGACCCTTAGTCTTCAGCATACCAGGTGAGAACATAAGCATACTGCTCATATTTGAGAGAAGAACTCTGGGTTAGCTATATATgtaaatttagatttttaaaaaacatcttaAAACTATCAAAACTGGTTAGGCGCATATTGGGAGAGGGAGTTACGCACAGCAGTTCTGAAAATACCATCTACTGTGGCCAGAATCTGCCGGTGGGCTCACTGATCATTAAATCTGGCATGTAGCAGGAGGTCCAagttggaaacaaaaaaaaaagaaacccaaacccatGTTGACTTTCATTTTTAGCTTCTGCAATTCAGTGcgagttttaaaatgaaaaaatgggAGAAAGTTGATAAATGGCATATTGTATTGCTTAAAATTGTGCACAGATATATCTTTGGGCTCAGAAAAGTATCAAATGTAGTGTAATTGTTTTCATAATGTCACAATTCAATGTTGATGGGTCTCTTAAGGAAGTAACTGATTTGAGAAATACTGAGAGGAAATTTAAGAGGTGGGGAAATCAGTCTGGCTTCCTTTAAGTGAGTGTTATGGTTGATTACCAGTGGCATTCCATCCCACTGCATGGTCTCTGTGTTTCTTAATCTGAGAATAGGTTAATAGCGTGTGTTGCTGGTCTTTGAAGCATTGACCAAGGGCAATATCAGGAAGACAATTCTGCAATTACAGTTTAGGGTAATTGGTCTTTTTTCCCAGTCTCCCCACTGTCTCTCCCCCAGCTCCTCAGTGTGTGTTGGACACAGGGTAGTTTTACCATGAGCAATCTTTAAGATGTAAACTTCAGTGCCATGTCAGATACTCGTAATGGCCTTTAGGCTTTCTTTTCACCTCTTCCCACTTAGCAGTTTGCTGCCTGGTGGGTAGGGGCATGCACACCTACCATTACCACAGAATAGCTACTGTACACTTCTGTGTTCTTACAAATCCTTGAGTATTTCTGCACCGAAATTTCTCTGCTCCACTTGCTTTAGATTCCTCTCAAGCCGTTCAGCTCCCACCTGTTGGAATCTGGGGATGGGTTGGAGAAGAGAACTGCTTATCCGGAATTTTGTGTTCTCTGAAGATGGCTGCTTCTGACACAATTTCCAGTGATTGCCTGCCCACACACGAACACTGCCTCAAAAGTCAATCAGTTGCTTTTCAGATAAACTTAATGGGGATTCCTTAGTATTATTCCAGTTTTCTACCACACTAGTTTATTCTGGTGTTCAGTTTAGGAAATGGGGAAGAATGACGGAGGCTTCAGGCCCAGCTCTAGGGGGCTGAAGCTCCAGTACCAAACCATGGGACATCCCTACTGGCTTTGGACAGAAACTGGTGACTTGGGAACAGGAATCGTGGAGAGGGGTGTATTTAAGAGAACAAGCGTTACAGATAGGTAACCTCCTCTCTTCTATTCTTATAGGTTTGGAGGGACATCGTTCTCAGATACTGAGAAGTCTGGACTTTTTAACATCCCCTTAACTTAGAAAGGAATATAAGGACTTACAGGGAAGCTGTAGCTTccttgcaattattttttttttatttttacctcttGCTTCTTCTGGGGTTTTACCCTGAGAACCACCATGAGCACAGTAAGTATTTTACTATGCAATGCAAACCTGATTCTTAAAGTATATTGAATATGGTACCTCTAGAAATGATTTTAAGAGTTTGTAGCAAATTGACTGGAACATAAGCATATTAAAACTTTGTGTTCCATGATACTTGAGACTTTTAATCTCTCTAGGTGCTAGCAGTAGCTCAGAAATGCTTACAATGTGAGCAAAGACCTCAGGTCAGACTTGTTCCAATAGTTGGCTAGAAGCTAACATCTGATACAACTGTGGACTAGTCTTCTCACTTGCAAACCATCATgatatgttttcttcctttgtgaCCCAACTGGTAAGGGATTTGGGGTGATGTCTTTTCCTCAATGTGATGCGTTCAGGTAGGAGTGAGCCATACCACCATTCTTTGCATGTTACAGCCTTTCAGGGGAGTGTTTTGTGTCTCACTGTGTGCTCTCACTGGTGCTGCAGAGATGACGGCTGCGTTCGTATTACTCCTCAAGAAAATGGCAGGCTTTGTTCTCTCTTAGACTCAACGAAAGCGCCGCGGAGGAGCAGTTAATTCTAGGCAAGCTCGGAAGCGAAACAGGCTGGTGGCTTCTACTGCAGAAATGGCCTCGGAAGCAGAGCCAATAGAACTTGAAGAAAGTGGTAAGCTTTCTTGGAGGGTTGGGGTCCCACTTAGTGTATATTTTTGCCAGTTTCTAGGCCCTTTCCTGGGTAGGAAGGGAAACCTCTGATTTTAGGAAGGGTCTAGGATGGCATCTTTAAAGAACAAGCCAACTGACAACTGGTTTAGTTTGGTGGCCAGTGGTGGATGAGTTGTGTGAGAAAGGTACTGAAGTGCTGCTCAGAGATCTGAATGTCTAGTCTGATGAGCTGCGAGTTACAGCAGCTGCCGCTACAGCTAATGGCACACTAAGTTTGGGAAGTGCCAGCTTTTGAGAAGATAATTAAAAGTTTGTCATTAGTCGAAACCCATCCCTCAAGAGAACATTCAAAGCATGGAATTGTAAAATTATTACCTCCTCTGTGATTCACATTTTATTCTGTATGATAAACGTTCTCCTATGTTAGATGAAGAATGTGTTGTTGTGTGCCTCACACAACAGAACTGCATGAGGAGCTCGGCTGCTGTTCCTCTTGCATGGCAACCTGTGGAAGGCAGTGGTGGTAATGCTCTACGTGGACTGTTGAGGGCAAAGCTTGAGTGAAATGTTGGCTACGTTCCTGAGAGGGGAGGGTTAGGGCAATGTTGAATCATACCTCAGCCTGTTCAATAGCAGCAGGCAGTTATTTTCCTCTGCAATCTCTGATCTTGATTCTAACATTGTGTTTTCAAGCTGGTGAAGAAGTCGTAGACCTCACATGTGAATCTTCTGATCCTGTAGTTGTTGACCTAACTCACAATGATTCTGTTGTGGTAAGTCATGAATGGCACACTTATCTAAACTTTGTGGTCAGATTAGTTTTGTGTTGTGCTCTGTGATAATGTGTCTTTAAGGAGGAGTTTTAAGGTCAAAGCTGACATGTCAGTGCACAAAAGCCATTTGTTAGAGGTCAGCATCAAAGCTTCACTGGAGGTGCACTTGCAGATTTTGAGGGCTATCTAAAATAGATTTTTGCTCCAGAACTTGGGCAGAATATATACCTGGCATGGGTAATGTAACATGAGGAGGTGAAACTTAAAATTGAAGCTACGACAGATATATCAGAGGTATAGGCCaatgatttaaataaaatgtgaaggAGAAAACAGTTAGTCTGACTTCATAAATATGACGAGCTTAGCTGCAACATCGGTTTAAGGTTCTCCTGTCACAGAGATGCCATGTGCAACTGTAGCTGACTGTGGTACACAATGGTTCAGTTTATTACTCCAAGAGGTCTTTAAAAATCCacttattatttttactgctaTTTTTAAAGCTAGAATCATGTTCAATCCAGTGCACAGTGTAGTTTATAACCTCAGTTTTGGGGTGCTACTGCTGCCATGCAAACCAGAAACGAGCAGCAGGAGTAGCACAGGGGCGCCTCCTGCTGAGATTGTTCCCGAGCCTTTGCAAAGGAAAGGCCTGGAACTTTACCACACAACTTGCGTTGCCCCAGCTCCAGTTTCCCCAAAGGCAATAGTGGGTCtgagttttggggggtttgtttcttcagctgctgttaatCTAATTTGAAGTGTTTATGGATATCAGACCTGAATTTGCTTCTCtgagggagaaagagggaaagaatcTCTTCCAGCCTGAGTCAAGTTGGGGTACGGAAGCTGGGGAGTGTAGCAGGGAGGAGGGTGTTCAGAGCTGCCTCCATTTCTATCCCTTTGCAGCAGCGTGAGCAGAACCAGAGCAACCACTTACTTTCAGAACAGCAGCCAATTTACTACTACTTGTAACGTTCTTAATCAAAATGAGAGTGATATCCTGCCATTTGGTTGTATCCTGCTTGTTTGGTTGTAATTGCTGAGCTTATCTGGTGTCAGTGTGTAATACTGGGGGCACACACCAAAGTCTAAttgcatctttcttttctctcccttcccacacGTACTGACGCAAGATTGTTGAAGGTGAGTTGATGTTTTACAACCGGTAACAGAGTTGCCCTAGACTTAgtggtttttgtcttttccaaCGAACTTAAGCAGCATGGATTGAAACTGCATTTACCGAAAGGCACAGGACAGTGCTAAAGTATCTGGCCAGTGCCTTAGAGAGTGAACCCAATCTGTGTTTGACAGTCACTCTCAGAGCCTGTAGAAAGTATCAGAAGTAAAATACATCAAAGCTGctcaaaatatgttttcttagTTTCCACATACATAAGTTTTTTAAGCCCAAAGTTGACGATACTTAAAATTTATAACTGAATACCTGCTTTGAATACAAAAATGTCGGAAGGGTTTTTTAGCCTGTATTGCAATGAAGGAACTAAAGACGGTTGTTTGTGGTCGCAGTATTAACTCTGAGGCATATTAGACTAGATAATGAGATTTAGTACTGAGAAGTATTGATAAgtgtggatttatttttctactttagGTGTTACAATAGTTACAGCTGTAAATAGCTTAATCCTTTATACCTTTCAGACCTTGTTCTGATAGTATGAGGTACATTAGTATGTTGGTAGCTGCTTGATTAGAATGTAATCTATTCCTTGCTCTGAATGAAGCAGGAGcaagtaaaaaaattattgcaataAAAATTTTAGGTGAATACTTGTGCAGGAATGAGCTTTAATTTTGAGGCTGTTTATGTTCTTTTAATTGATTAGTGCTCATTATTGTTACATGTACACTGGAGTTGCAAAGATAATTATTGCATGCTGTTTCTAAttgttaaaaagcaaacagtagTTCTGTAACCTTTGGATGTTACAGGCTAGGCaattaattgttttaattattaaaatttaataatgtagtaatttaaaaataaaatttaattattaaaaggATTATCTGGGCAATATAAGTCCATTTTAAGGTTGCCTTAACTCAAGAGGAAGATTATGAAAATGTCTAAAGAGACACTTCTTAAAGTATCTTTATTCTTAAAAAGACTCACTTTATAGAACCTGCCTTTGAGTGGGGAGTTTTGGTTtaacacagacaaaaagaatGGAACAGTTTAGCGTCATACCTGGATAGAGCAGTGAGGAACCACGGCAGCTCCatagtttactttttttttaggttGAAGCATCATTTCCATCATTTCGTAAACTTTCTGAACAAAGCACTCTGTGTTTTAGCAGGCCTTACTGTTGTGATTGTGCCAGCTTGCTGTACAGCTGGGAAACTTAACTTCAGTCCTCTCTCTCTCATCTCACACAGAGATTGTTGCAATTCCTCGATGCTGTGTCATAGCATTCTCTGTCAGTAGGAATTGGGAGAGGTAGCTTCCCTTTATAGGGGAGGTTCCTTCACGGGTAGTGTAACTACATGAAACTTACGACACCAAGAATCTTTAAGATCATATATTAGCTGCTTGTAGCGTGAATAGAGCAAATATTTTGTGTCATTATGTAGCAGAATATTCACAATGTCTGGAAATGTTTAGCCTTAATATTTAGAAGTTAAACTAGAACTAAACTAGTTTGTCTAAGATTGCTTTTAACCCAGCTGAATATGGtccatttaaaatacaaacagtTACAGACTATTTACAATCATGCATTTCAAGGATATTTCTGGGCTGTtgggggagcagcagagagagataTGCATATTTTATCTAATTTaccaaaattaaattacagaGAATCAACGACAAAGGAGAAATCTCAGACTAAGAAGCCAGCGACAGTCAGACAGCTGTGTACTGAGTAGTGATGATGAAGATGAAACAAGAGATAATGATGTGTATGTAACAGATAAAGTGTCTCGAGAATTGGGTCCCCTGGATGATGAAACTGCAAGTTCAAAGTATGTACGCCTTATGACCTACCAGACattacattttgcttttcctataCATAGAGGGCTAAGTTATATTGCTATAGCCTGGCTTATCTTTGAAGTCTTAACTTATTCCAGTTAGTTCCCTCTTTCAGTGAGTACATCACATTTTTTATGCTAAAGTGCAATGGTATCATTTGGTATCATGCAAAGCTAGCCAAGACAGAGTATCTTTGCACACAGCCTTAAAGATGAGAGAGGTGTATGGCAAGGAAGGAGGATTAGCTTAAAGGCCATAGCTCATAATgtgttgcatttatttttcatgcaaagCTCTACTAGTGATGTTACATATGGAAGTATATTAATTGGTGTTGATGAGGCTTGGTATCACAGGACACgcaggcagcagcctggcaaGTTCCAGTAAAAACTATTATTTattcactgctttttaaaatttttttacgCACTGTGCCCATTGACTGCCTTTTTCTCTCGGAGCAGAGCCATTCTTCCCAAGGTACATTTGCAAGGTGATTGTGGAGGTAATACTGTTATGGCCAGTTTTTGTTTGGTCCCATGTATATCATGGAGCTCCGATACGTTTGCATGTGAGATGGCGATCTCGCTGTTCGGCTCAGGTGCCTGCACAATAAAGACCCCATTctgcagagaaacaggaaaCTCCTGCTGTAGGAGCACTCTGTTATGTTAAGACAGACACAATGTATTAGACTAATAAATGGTATCAGGTGTCATGTGATTAAGGAAGACTAAGAACATGTGAATTGTGGTATAAAtgttttttgaagtgttttaggggggaaaaaaacctcaggtTTTAATAAAGCTGGTGTGCTTTGAGCCTTTTAGAATACTGGAAGGCAATGTAGAAGAGAACTTGGGTATGGAAATTTTGGGTATCAGGTCTTAAATATGCCACCTCAAGGGCTTTAACTATTCTAAAACCTAGTGCATTTTGCCAATGGATTTGTAGATTCTGAAGTTTTGGCTGTTATGTAGGTGAATAAATCCCACTagttaacacttttttttttttaaatattccttcAATCTCAAGCTTCTCTATTAAAGAATGTGCCTTCCTGCTCTGTTTAGGTAAGGCTGAAACAACTCAGTGCCCAGCATTTTAATATTGACAAAAAGGTCTGATGCTGGAGATTGCCACAGAGCCACCTACAGTATTACTCTGCCGTGTTAGACTACTCTTGCTTATATAATGGTTATCATCACTTGTAATTAATTACTGAGTTGGTATTATAGCTGCTGCATAAAGAATTTGAGTAGTAAAACTGGGAGAATTAATGGAATTTATGTATGTGAAACTAGGGGTAGAGGTTAGTGGTGCTCACTGCTTGCATTTAAGGTTATGGGGTAAAGGATACCTCATGCTTTCCATTCCTGTTTAATTAATAAATTGCAAACTGTTGTTTAGCATGGGCAGTGACATAATAAAGCCAAGTGTTTATGGTAAAGACTTAAGAAAGGAGCTTACTGTGATAGTTCAAAGTAGAGattaatatgtaaataaaagtgGCAGGaacctctttctcttcctgacAGAAAACATGATTCAGCACTTAGGGTATGACACATTCTTACACAGAATAGCGATGTCTGTTCGTAAGGCTGTGTGCAATAGGGCTGTCCTGGGGCTGAAGGTAGCAGAGGTACATCTGTAACCACATTTGGTAACAGCCACCGAGTCAGCCTGTCCTGCTCTGAgctagaaatatattttgaaatatttcctcaGGTTACTGTATTCCTGCCCAACGTTCTCTAAGGAAGGAGTTCTTGTAATGAATATGTTACTTCTGGGCTGGGATGTTGCTGAACTAGAATAGgggatgttttaatttttgataACTAACTCTCCCTTCTGGAAAGGACAGCTAGAGGGTTATGTTGCAAAACTCTTATTTATCACCTGTTGAAGGTCAATTCGGCCATGCATATGCTACACAGCGCTATAGGCTGCTGTTACTTCTAGTGATAGAGCATCTTCCCCCTAATGAAAGCCAAGACACTGTTTGCTTCAGGTAAGGGAGACCCTAACTGCTTAGTAAATGCAACAAACTGAGAGAGTTAACGGTACGCAGGGACCTTCAGGTGAAATGCATCATGGCCCGTCTCTGCAGATGGATGTTACATGACGCTGTATGTGTCTGTAGCCCTCAATGCATGGTGAAATTAATGGATGCATGTTCTTTCtggctttcttctctctcccacaAGGCCGTCCGGTACCGTTAGCTGTCCGATTTGCATGGATGGCTACTCGGAGGTAAGGATCCACATGTTGCTGTAGTTCCTTTGTTGACGGAGGGAGAGTGGGGCAGAGGGTGAGCGGAACAACTCTGTTGGGTTATGCGGGATGACGCAGAGAGCTGGCCTGAAGTACACACCTTGGATTTAAGGCAAGGCTTGCCTTGTATTTAAAACGAGCTTGTAACTGAAAGTCATTTCATAGGGGGTATGTAGTGGGAGAAACACTTTCCAAGGTGGCACCAGAAGATCTTTGTGTTCCTTATTATTATGGTAGCGCTGCCCTGACTCCTGATACTCCCAAGTCCTATTTGCCTGGTGCCAATAAACCAGCCAAGCTGAATTCTTTCTTACAAATACTTGTTGTGGTGTCTCTTCCTTCCAGATCGTGCAAAGTGGACGACTGATTGTGTCAACCAAATGCGGCCATGTCTTCTGCAGTCAGTGCCTCCGTGATTCCCTTAGGAATGCCAACTCCTGCCCAACCTGCAGGAAGAAACTCACTCACAGACAGTATCATCCCATTTATATATGAGTGCTTCTATTTCTCAGGACAGACTCAACTGGATTTGTGGGGAAAATGTCATGTTTTCAGTTCTCGGAAGATTTAAAGAGCAGCAGGTTGTGCACACATccaaataaaaccttttttttttttttgagaataacTTGTACATATACAGACAGCTCTTTTTGTGGTCCAAGCTGCTTCTTGTCATGTCCCTGGTTATAGTGTTAATTTTGACTGTCTCTAAACTAGACCAGCAGCCTGTATGAGAAAGGAAGCAGCTAATCCATTTCCTtctactttttttaatgcttaaataAGAGGGGTctgaatattttgttatttttcactctttaaattatttccccATCTCATACAGATATGGAGTAGTTACCTTTCAAAACACAGATGAGCAATCTGCCATTTCtttacccttttctttttatcctagAAGAAGCTCATGCCTGTATCGCTTTCTGCTATACCATCTTTGCCCAAGTCAAGTAAGTTCTGTACTGATGGATCGTTTTATCACAAATCAATATTAAATTGACAACCAGGGTAACGCAATAAAATAATCTGCTGTCAACCAGCAATCACGTTTTTTAAGCTAGAAGGCTTGAACATGTAGATGTCTTTATGAACTCCATGAGATCTGAAGTACGTAGACAAATTGCAACATGTACAATGTGAAAAACCTTCTTTGAATGTTTTAACTGCCAAGAACTCCTGCATTTGCATCACTACAcggaatttattttctaatgggATGAGATGGTCTTTTCAGTTTGCTACTGTTCGATAGTGCTCCCTCCTGATAACTGAGGAGAATATAGTCTTCTCTGGGCTTGCTAGTGATGAGTAAGAATGTTATGCTTTCCTCTTGTCAGCTGAATACCAAACTACCTACAGATCTTCCTACTCTATCAAGTGTACCCAGCCTAATGCTTAAAGTCCAGTACGTTCCCTTTGCTGTTCTCTTCACTTGTTTTACTGACACCTGACTGGTCcagaggaataaaaatgaaataactctATTGCTGTGGATTTAGGAACTGGAGGCTTTAGAAGATGTTTGGTTGCAATCTTGACTTGGCACCTTTTTGAGAGAGAAGCTTAATCTCCCCTTGCCCTGAGGTTGTCTAGTTTTCCttaaatgtgcatttttaaacaCGAAGAGAAGTCAGATACATGTCCTAAGAGAGAGAGTTCCTCTGTTGAAGCAAGGTTTGGGATAACTTTGGTTCAGCCCAGTTATCAGGACTAAGCAGTTTCTGCAGTGTGGCAATATGGTAACTACTGAAAAGTTACACACGTGTAGTCCCTGTGTGTTCCCATTGGTAATACAAACTACAAGCGAGGACTGCCGCAGGCCTGGGATAGTGCTGGGACAACAACGGCTGGAATTCGGGTTCCGAAAAACAGGAACGATGAAACAGTACTAAAGATTGCTTAAATTAGTGTTAATTGCATGAAGTGGCCCAACATGAAAACTGTCAAGGTATTTAAGGGCCACAGAAAGAGCTTTCTCCCAAtagcttaaaaaagaaaaaaaccatttgTGGCCAGTTTCCTTGGGCGGCTGCGGGATGAGAGGGGCGATGAGAAGAGGATTTAAGGAATTACTTCTGGGGCGAGGCTTGTGTCCATGCATCTTTCACAGTGTACTAGCCATAGCCTAAAATGACTTTGCACAAATCCCTCCATGTAAATATCACTTTATAGTTTGTGTCTCAGTAACTAGATCTAACTGAAATTTAGATACCACaaactataaaatatttaacaaagaaGGTCTTAGCTTTTGTGAAGTACCCGGTGAAGTACCACAAATTTTGTGCATCTCAGAATGGATTTTAAGTCTCAGTACATGGGAAAAATACTAAATTGTgttacatgcttttttttttttagccctgATATAGTTGAGTTCCGGTAATGTTTCACATTGGCAAGAAGTGATAGAtaatataaagatttttttttcattatgtaaATGTATGTCTTCTTGTATATAGTTcaattttcctgtatttaattGTATTCATGTCTGTCTGTCCCATCTATGTTGGACTCTGCTGGTAGGCAAACAGTTCTTATAACAAGTGGAAATAAAACTATTGATTTGATCAATTAGAAGTGCTCGTTCTTTTAATCATGCTGTGTTAATTGATTTGGGGGGAAGATAAATCCCAAGTCCTCCAACCTTCTAGTTCTTTTGGTCAGCATGTGCTGTGTAGGGAACAGGAGAGGTGCTGCCTGGGGCCGGGAGGACGAGTAACTCTTGAGTTACTTGACATGTCAgtgtagactttttttttttaaagcatttcctGTCATGAGTAGCAGAAATCTTAAAACTATCAAAACTGCTCAGGTTTATATTCAAGGAGGGGGTTATGTGTAACGGTTCTGAAAGTTTCATCTGCTCTGAGCAGAATCTGCCTATGGGCTCCCCGATCGTTAAGTCTGGCACGTAGCACGTAGTCGAAGTCACTTtagaacagaacaaaatagttccagttggaagggacttacAATGACGGTCTAGTCCAGCTGCCCACTGCTTCAGGGCTCGTTTTTAAGCTAGAAGGCTGTGCAGACACATAGGCAACAGTGGTGGGTGAGTCCTTGCTGTTTTGGTTAAGCCCTTGGTCTCCATCTGCTGAAATACCAGATCCATCAGAACTATCCTCCGATCTGCAGTCAGATTTGATGCTTCCGCGGGATCAGGTATGCAGGAATTGCAGAAAGCTGTTCTCACTTGTGCTCTGAACCTAGATCACGTttttggagaggaggaggggtaAATATCAAATACGAGCCAGATACCAAAGTTTGCAAAGTGAGGTCCAGgactggggaacaccactcctGGGCTAGGAGGCCAGGTAAGAAGTATGGCCCAGGAATTAGGTAGAACATGTAATCTGGGGGATGCTTGTGGTGCTGCAACGTCTGGAGTGAAGGCTGAGATGAGTGGGGAGGATGGTCCTGGGCACCACAGTGGAGACCACTGCTGGGGAGTGGGGACCAACACTATGGAGCATCATGAGCCAGAAACcggaactgcagagcaaagtgCAGAGATGTGGCTGCAGCCAAGTTGTGTgtgagcagccaggtggcaaagGGGAATCACAAAGGGGAATCATCAAGCGTGAGCGTTGGTGCCTGTCAGGTGGATGCGCTTAGCAGGGCCGTAGCTGCTGCAAGGAGCTCTTGTGTTCTGGTTGCAGAGCTTAAACCTTGATTTCCTTGGGTTAGGTCTCATGGTGTGGTGACACAGCTCTGGGGTGACGCTTACAGGTGATGCAATGCTATCTATGAAGCGTTTGTTAACTGTAGAA is from Phalacrocorax carbo chromosome 4, bPhaCar2.1, whole genome shotgun sequence and encodes:
- the RNF4 gene encoding E3 ubiquitin-protein ligase RNF4, encoding MSTTQRKRRGGAVNSRQARKRNRLVASTAEMASEAEPIELEESAGEEVVDLTCESSDPVVVDLTHNDSVVVSHEWHRQRRNLRLRSQRQSDSCVLSSDDEDETRDNDVYVTDKVSRELGPLDDETASSKPSGTVSCPICMDGYSEIVQSGRLIVSTKCGHVFCSQCLRDSLRNANSCPTCRKKLTHRQYHPIYI